CAATTGGAAGATACGAACTTTGCCAATAGAAGTACCTATTTATGCATCAGAAAAAAGCCAATTGGAGTCACTTGCTAATCAGTGGCCAGCATGCTTTAACTCGAAGCATGCAAATTGGATGACTGACGTATTTGGGGTGCCAAGTGTCGTTATTCGGATTGATTATACGGTTAGCTTTGAGGGTAAGGTTAATGTATACGAAATCGAAGACAGACCGGCAGGATTTGAAATCGATGCACTAGCATCAGCTAAGGCCTTCCAAGCTTTTGTGGAAACACTAAAGAATATATGCGAATATACTAATAAGCCACTCGGTATCTGTGTTTCTCGAGGTCGTATGTTTAATTCTGATGATTTCTACTGGGCACAGAGACTCAAGGATTTTGGTGGTATACGAATGGTTTTTGGGGAAGTCCCAACAAATCCAGAAGATGCAATTTGGTTTGTACGGACACTTCGAGATGAAAAAGAGTACTATGCATTGTCTCCGTATTCACTTACAACTATCAAGTATGAGGGTGATAAATCATATGGTATTGCTTTAAAGTTATGGAAACCTCTAAAATATATAGTTGGTGGCATGGATTCTTTTGAGGGGATATATGAATTCAAAAGAACTATAGAAATTCCTTGGAGTAAACCTTTTGTGGTTAAACCTGGATTTGGCTGCCGTTGTGAAAATGTACACCTGTATCATCCCAAGAGACCAAGTAACGGATTCTCGACGAAGACAAAAATTGAGAAGGCTATAGCAAACAATGAAGTTCATTATATTCAGGAGTACTACGAACCAGAGTCGCCGGCATTTCTACCAACTGAATACGCTATGATTCGTAGATGTTACTTAGTGTTTGACATAGCGAGTAAAGCATACAAAGTGATTGGTGGCCAATGGGAAGCAAGACCCAACTGCCATAAAATTCATGGTGCCTCTGATGCTGTTTGTGGGCCACTTGTTGTTACATAGAATTTAAAAGCACGGATTTCATATCCGTGCTTTTTTGCTATACTCAAATCTATGTGTAGATTATTTGCTTTTAGTGGAAATACTGGTAGCCCGGAGTACCGAGATGCGCTCATGGCTTTTGCTGTATTGGCAGATAAAGGCTGTGTGCCGTGCGGTATTGAGCCTGGGCACCAAGACGGCTGGGGTATACATAGCTCAAACAAAGCACATGAAGTATATATCCGCTCAGTCGAACCTATTGATGGAGACAGTGTTATTTCATCAACTGAATCTGTTTCAGGTGATGGTCAGGTAATCGCTCATTTGCGCAAGGCAACTGTTGGAACAAAAGCTATTTGTAATACCCATCCTTTTCTACGTTCAGGTATATGTTTTTGCCATAATGGCTCGATACATGCTTTTGAAAGCACGGTTTTTACTAACGATAGGCACTTGCGTGAAGGCCATACGGATTCTGAAACTTTCTTTTTACGCATTCTTGATCGCATAGACGGGCAATTAGGTGATGGTAGCCTCTCTATGTTTGAAAAGGCGATTAAGGACGAAGTTATAGAAATTCAAAAGATTAGTGAATGGACATCATTGACATGTCTACTCAAAACTAAAGAGGGGATTATACTTCACTATTTATGGAATGAAAAAGATCCCGAACGTGAGACGCTCAAATTAGATGAGTACTATACTTTTTACAAAGGCACAAAAGATGGTATGACGATTCTATGTTCTGAGACGCTAGATATACAGGGTTTTACTTGGGAAAAACTAGACAATGGGACAATACTTACATTGCCAAATAATCATTAAATCTTGTTTTTAATGCAGGAATAACATCTTGTTTTGCGAAAAATGTTTCTTGATCGAAGAGATCCCATTTTTGACCCTCAGTTAATTTAATTTTATCTGTTTCTTCAGCAGAGATACTAGCTACCATGAAAACTGCTTTTTGGTTTGGATCTTTTTGAGCTGGGTATACTTTTTCCCAAAGAAAAGATTGAGGTGATAGGACTATGCCAAGTTCTTCCTCTACTTCACGTATAGCGCATTCTTGCGAACTCTCTGTACCTTCTCTCCCTCCACCTACAAAATCCCACATGTTGGCATTAAACAATCCGGGCTTGTTATCTCTGAGATGCATTAAAATTTTGTCACCAACGAGTAGTGCGATCTTTACCCCATGAAAATCGTTTTCCATACAGTTTAAAATTTGAGCTCTTATTTCTTGCGTTTAGCTGCAAGTTTGATAATTTTTTCAAGTTCTTTTGTATTAATATCAGAAAGTTTGTTGATGTAGAGACATGAGCCTCCTTCTTTGTACTTGCCTAATTTTAAAAGGAAATCGTTTTCACCTTTCTTTTCTTTTAAACCACCATGCGTCATCGTAAAAACCTTTAAACCATAGAGAGCAGTATTTTGTTTGCGTGGAGAAAAACCTATGAGCATCCATTCTGCTTCTTTGCCATTTGCATAGGTATACTTCCTGCGGCCAAAGCCAACGATCGATGCACCCCACATTTCAGGCTTTGCTTTAGTTACTTTCTCCATCATCAAAGATATAGCGAAGCAATCCTTACGCTTCTCTTCGTCTTTGATTGTACTCAAAAATTTCTTTACGCTCGCTTTATTAACTTTTGTTTTTATTTCTGGCATAAATAATGTTTATTGTTGTAATGATTGGTCTACTATCACCACGGGCGAGGTATCATAAGCTCAAAAGTCTACTTCCGAATTATTCGGTACATTCTCCATCTATAGCCCATATCCTCAATTTCTATGTATCTTTCTGGCTTAAAATTATAAAAAGATAACATTTCTTCGAACTCTTTGAAGTCTTCGTTACCTTTAAAATCAATGTGGGTCATGATTATTGCGCCACTATTTTGAAGATAACTGGTAGCTTCTTTTAAAAAGCGTTTGTGGATTTTATATTCAGGATCATAAAGAGCCGACTCGACTAGTCCATTAAGCGGAAAATCAGTAATTGGTAGATTCGCAATTATAATGTCAAACTTATTTCCATTTTCAATCTTGATAAACAGATCACTTTCAAATGCAGTGATTTTATCTGAAACACCATTCAATTTAAAATTCTCTTCTGCACAAGAAATGGCAGCTGGATTTATATCCACAACTACAACACTTTTTGCGCCATCCTTAATAGCTTGTATCGCCTGGATTCCTGTACCTGTGCCCATGTCAAGAATATTTAGACCAGTTAAATCACCGAAAATGGTATGAAGCTTTTCTGAAGTATGTGAAAAATTGCTTCTCGGCGGGAATACGCCCCTGCAAGTTTTAATCTTTACACCCTCAATATCGATAATTTCAGGGATTTGATTTTTTATTTGCTCAAGAAATTTTTGGCTAATTTGGGGATTTATCTTATCCATATATAAGTAGTATTTTAGTAATTTTTTTGTAGCTTAGCTTCCTTCTTTAGATTTGCCTAGTCGAGTTGCGCCCTTATTTTTAGATGAGCCAAATCAGAGACTTGTTGCTGCGGGACTTGCACTCGAACCCCGCCCGAACGATTTCTATCATTCAGTCGGGCGGGCAAGATACACGGTTCCAGAAACCTCTATTGCTTTTATATTCAGGGCTGCGGGACTTGGACTCGAACCAAGATACACGGTTCCAGAAACCGTAGTCCTACCATTAGACGATCCCGCAATAGGTCAACCATACAGGAAAAGAGGCTTTTTTTCAAGAAAATAAAAAGCCCACATAATAATGGGCTGGTAAATTTGTCTCTACTTGTAATGTCATTTGCTTCTTACTTTACTAATAATCATATCGAATATTTTCTTGGTACGGTATTGTGGTGGGTTGCATTGATATGACAACTCATGTGTTGTATTCCAAAGCAATACAATTTTCTGTGAAGACGGGTATTCACTCAATAAGTTCGCGAATCTCTGATTTGCTTCGGTATCTTCAGGTAATGATAGTATGTGCCTGATCTCTTTTGTAAAATAATCATTTGCCTGAGTATCGTTTAAGAAAAATGTTGCCATTATTTTTTCAGTCATTGTACTACTTGGTGCCATAAATTCAAAGTATGTCGTAAAAAACCGCCCCGGAATTTTTATCGGGACGGCCTCGGCAAGGTTGACAAATCCACCGCGATGGACGGTCGCACTAACCAATGGCTGCCTACTTAATTTCGAACAGCAAGAAAAATTATATCAAAATATACATTAATTCCAAAATAAATTTTAGAAATTTTGCCTTATTTTTTATGCTACACTCCTCGTATGAAGATGAAAATATTTCAGAAAACTATTTTAGATTATTACAGGACTCATGGACGGAAGTTTCCTTGGCGTCAAACACACAATCCATATAAAATCTTGGTATCTGAAGTCATGTTGCAACAAACACAAGCAGATCGTGTCGTCCCGAAATTCAATGCCTTTATCAAAAAGTTCCGAACTGTGGAAGCCTTAGCACATGCATCACAAAAAGATGTCCTCGTGCTTTGGAGTGGTCTCGGGTATAATCGCCGCGCACTCAATCTACACAGAGCAGCGAAAGCAATAGTCTTAGATCATGCTGGTAAAGTGCCCAAAGCAAAAGAAGCTCTGGTTGCACTTCCAGCTATTGGTCCCTATACCGCAGGTGCGATACGAGCATTTGCTTTTAATGAGCCTGATAACTTCATCGAGACAAATATCCGCTCAGTATATATTCACTTTTTCTTTGCTGATCGCAAAACAAAAATAACTGACAAGGAACTTCTCGCTGTAGGGGAGAATGTTATGTATTTGGAAAATCCGTGCGAATGGTACCAGGCACTCATGGACTATGGTGCAATGCTCAAACGAGAAGGGAAAGGATATCTCAATAAAACCAGAAACTATACTAAACAATCAAAATTCCAAGGGTCTGATAGGAAAATCCGCGGAGCCATACTTAAACTCCTGCTTCAGAAATCTGAAACATTAGAGGGTCTCGTTACTCAAATAAATGAAAATAAAGCACGGATTACAAAAATCATCACTGGTCTTAGCAGAGATGGCTTCATTAAAATCAAATCGAACCGTTTCTTCATGAAGTCTTAATTTTCTCTCATTAGAATTGACAGATTATAAGCCTCAATTAAAATATAGAATATATGTCTACGAATCTACGAGAATTTAAAATAAAACCATTACAAAAAAAATACATCGAAATGGGACTTGTTGCTCTCGTGACGACACTTGTCGTGATGGTGATTGCCGGCAGTCTACTTTGGGGTAATCGCACAAAAATCATTAGTTTGCTCGCTGGGAGCTACATGGCTCAAACAAGTGAAAATCCTTTAGCTGGAAGCTCACCTGTGCCGTTTACTGAGGAATCATTCGTCGTCAATGCTGTTAAACGTGCCAATCCTGCCGTGGTATCTATTAGTATTACCAAAGACGTACCAACCTACGAAACATACTACTCACCATCACCGACTAATCCTTTTGGTGATATGTTTGGAGGCAATGATTTCTTCAATCAATTCTTCCAACAGCAAGTCCCGCAGCAAAAGCAAAATGGTACCGAGAAGCAAGAAGTTGGCGGTGGATCAGGATTTATTATTACCGATGATGGGCTGATAGTGACCAATCGCCACGTTGTTGCAGATGAAGATGCGGACTATACCGTCTATACCAATGATGGCAAAAAATATACTGCTAAAGTTTTAGCTCGCGATCAGATACTCGATATTGCAGTTATTAAAATTGATGCGCCGATAGGTGGTTTGCCGTACCTTGAGCTTGGCGATTCTGATTCGCTCGAACTCGGGCAGTCAGTGGTCGCTATAGGAAATGCGTTGGCAGAATTTAAAAATTCTGTATCAGTTGGGGTGGTGTCAGGATTGTCGCGTTCGATTGTAGCAGGTGATGCATTCGCAGGAACGAGTGAACAACTCGATCGTGTAATACAGACTGATGCAGCTATTAATCCGGGTAACTCTGGTGGCCCCCTCCTTAATCTTCGCGGGCAAGTAATCGGCATTAATGTCGCTGTCGTACAAGGCTCATCTAACATCGGCTTTGCATTACCTATCAATAGCGTCAAATCAGTTATTAGTTCAGTCAAAGAAACTGGCAAAATCATAAGGCCCTACCTTGGTATCCGTTATACAGAGATTACGCCTGAACTCAAAGATGCCAATAAACTTGCTGTTGACTACGGAGTACTCATCCAGCGCGGGGAAGATAAAAATGATTTGGCAGTGATACCCGGCTCGCCAGCGGATAAAGTAGGCATCGTCGAGAACGATATAATCCTTGAGCTCGATGGCGTTAAACTTGATGAAGATCATAGTCTGGCGCTCATGATACGTGATAAAAAAGTGGGGGATACAGTGACGCTCAAAGTCTTATCAAAAGGTGTAGAGAAGACTGTGCAGGTTAAACTCGAAGCTGCACCGGAATAAAAAGAAAATCCCCTTTGTGTGGGGATTTCAAGAATTTATTATATATATATTTATATATCCGTAGGGAATACCTGTGTACCCAATGGACTGCAACTAGGTGGGCCGCCACCTCTTCCTATAGATCCGACAATGGACACGATTGCAAAAAAATTTGCAAGTGTGAAGAATAAAAGATTCGATGTCATCATAAGCAAAATTGTAGATGACTTAAAGATGTAGTACTTCGTAGCATCCTCGCCTGTAAAGTACAGATGCATTTCAATCTGACTCCAGGCATTCTTCTCGAATTTTATAGACCAAGGATAGAGGTCAGATATACGATATTTTTTTTGTGCGTAGTTTTGAACAAAGTCCCGCATATTTTTTATAGGGATATTGTTTTTCAAAATTACACTTCTCAATTCCAATTGTGCTTTTCTTGCACCTATATACATTGGATAGTTTACTCCTATGTAAATGAAAAGAATTGTTATTACCATAAAGAACGTCTTCATTTTTTTAAATTGATTAGTGATCTTAAACGCCAGATCTAAGATCACTAATCAACCGTGCTTGATAGTATTATATCATTATATTTCAATAAAGTCAATAGTATAATAACCTTGTGGATTAAGGTTATTTAGAGTGTTTTAACATGATATACTTTAGATATGTTAATCAAGAAATTAGGCCACTGCTGTCTCCACATTAAGCTTCCAAACCTTACTATTCTTACTGATCCTGGGAGTTATAGTACGCTGCAAAATGAAGTGAAGGGGATTGATCTTATACTCATTACTCATGAGCATGGGGATCATTTTCATATTGAGTCGCTAAAGAAAGTGCTCATGAATAATCCTGATGCTAAAATTATTACTAACGTCTCAGTTGGTAAACTTCTCGATGTAGAAAATATACCGTATAGCATTATTTCAGACGGGCAATCAACGACGATCGAAAATATTTTAATCGAAGGCTTTGGTACATTGCACGAAGAAATTTATGATGGCTGGGGTAGAGTAGAGAATACGGGCTACTTTATTGATAACAAACTCTTTTACCCAGGGGACGCGTTTACTGATCCTAAAAAACCAGTTGATATCCTAGCCTTGCCAGTTTCCGGACCATGGATGAAGATCCATGAAGCCATTGATTATGCACTACTACTAAAGCCACGAGTCGTATTTCCAGTCCATGACGCTATTTTGAAAAATCCTGGACTTGGGCATGCAGTTCCAAGTAAGTTTCTCCTAGAAAGTAATATCGAATTTGTTGTTATGAACGAAGACGACGAACACGAATTTTAAAAAGAAAACAGCACCGAGAGGTGCTGTTTTTGTAAATACATTACTTATGCATGGATTCTAGTTGTTCCCGCAAAATTTTCCATACCGCCTTTGTCATTTAAGGATACCTGTGTAGTATAGGCGAAACCCTTCTTTATGACGCAACATCTACATCCCGTGATTTCTGTTTTGAAAAACAGAGCAAATAAAGCATTTCCATTTGACGATGGGAGGAAGGTAATTCTTATTCTCCCTGGTGGACTTATGACGAGTATCAACGGCGCAGGTGCGCTTGTGGCACTTGAGATGCTTGGGTTGTACCGTGCATTTGATTCTATATACACCGGCTCGGCTGGATTCTTGAATGCATGCTACTTTCTCACCAAGAAAACACAAAGAGGAGCAACGATTTACTGGGATGATCTTGTCGCCAATAAATTCATTCAGCTTACCCGTTTCTGGGATCCCATTAGACCGAGTGTAGTAGTGGAAGCAATCAAAAAGTCCAAGCCATTTCCATATCAGGAATTATGGAATACTACCACAGAGCTCCATGTACAGATGCGAGATATGCGTGTAGGAAAATCGTGTGACCTTACCCTGAATGATTACACGCCACAAGAATTTTTTGAAATTGCCGAATCGTCTATCTCGTTTCCATATCTATGGAATGGTGTTCCGCATCATTTGAGGTACAGTGACGGACAGACGACAGGAGAGGCAACGAGGAAACTTTTTTGTTCCGGAATACACTCAGATGCGACTGATGTTGTGATTATTTACAACAATTTGAATCAGGTATTCCTCAATCAACACCTCGGAAACGAACGAGTGTGTGAGATACTTCCGCCTCGCGATTCACACATTAGTCCAATCGAAATGAGACCAGATATACTGATAAAAGCATGCACTGCTATGTACAAAAAAGTCTTCTCGGAATTCAATGAATAGCACAGGCATAGCCGAATAGAAAAACCTTACATCAAAACGATGTAAGGTTTTTATTTTTACATATGACAACAAGCGGGTTTTTTGCTAGTACCGATTTTTATCGCGTACTTTGTCTTTCCCAATAGCTTTACTGAGAGCCTCGTCCATAGAAATATTGTTTTTATTGCAAAAGCATGCAATAGCAAAAAGTAAATCACCCATTTCCATCTCCAGTTTTTCTACGTCACCTGAGATCACTTCAGCTTTCATCTCTCCTAATTCTTCATCAATTTTGGAAATTATTTTTTCAGTGGAGAAATAACTCCAACCCATTTCCTTCATAAAATCACTTACTCTAGTCTGTAATGTGTTCATAAGAAAGTTTTTAGTATTCTATATCTTACAACTGGCATGTCAAATTTATGCCGTAGGTATGCCGAGAGACTCTAGGAATCCTGTCAACTGTTTGCCCTCGAGTTTCTTCTGATCGCCTGGTTTCATGTTGCCTAGTTTGATATCCATAATGCGGAATCGTAAGAGTGATTTGACTTCGAAACCAAGTGCCTTGCACATTCGTCTAATCTGGCGGTTCTTGCCTTCGGTTAGGATAATATCAAACGTTTCTTCGTCTACTTTGCGAGTTTTGGCAGGCCTGGTAAAATCACCGGCACCGATACGCATGCCTTCTTTGAGTCCTCGTAGGAGGGAGTTGGTGATTTTCCTATTGACGACCACACGATACTCTTTCTCATGTTTTTTCTTTGGATTTAGGAGTGCGTCAGTGATTCGTCCATCATCAGAGAGAATGATAAGTCCCTCTGAATCTTTATCGAGTCTGCCGACAGGGGAAACACCTTTGGGAAATTTACTGAGATCGATAACACGCTCACCCGGCTGAGGTGCGACAGTAACGAGCCCAAGTGGTTTGTAGTAGGCGATGTAGCTATAGTTTTGTTTGACTGCCTTGTCCCATGATACTTTGTCTTTTTCTTGTACCATTTGGCCAATCTTGGCGCGTTTGCCATTGATGAAAATTTTCCCTTCATCAATTAAAACATCGGCATTACGCCGTGTTGTGACTTGTTTTTCTGCCAGGTAATGGTTGATGCGAATAGGGTAGGTAATCATATGCTTGTATCTCGGAGCGAAAACCCATAGTAGAGTGATGACAGAACAATAATACCCAAGATAATATAAAGAGTTGAAAATGTACCGAATGAAAGTATGCATATGCCAGCAAGCGGCGCAATGATGTAGGCAAGCGGCGACATGTCTCGGAATATGCTGATATAGTTGCTCTCAGCATCATTTACTTTCTTGAAGAAATAGACCTCGGTCATAACTTCTGTTACCGCAGCGCCAACGCGTGTCATAAAGAGTACAATTGCCCATGTCCAAATGTTTGGTTCTATAAAAG
The Candidatus Nomurabacteria bacterium genome window above contains:
- a CDS encoding class II glutamine amidotransferase codes for the protein MCRLFAFSGNTGSPEYRDALMAFAVLADKGCVPCGIEPGHQDGWGIHSSNKAHEVYIRSVEPIDGDSVISSTESVSGDGQVIAHLRKATVGTKAICNTHPFLRSGICFCHNGSIHAFESTVFTNDRHLREGHTDSETFFLRILDRIDGQLGDGSLSMFEKAIKDEVIEIQKISEWTSLTCLLKTKEGIILHYLWNEKDPERETLKLDEYYTFYKGTKDGMTILCSETLDIQGFTWEKLDNGTILTLPNNH
- a CDS encoding A/G-specific adenine glycosylase, encoding MKMKIFQKTILDYYRTHGRKFPWRQTHNPYKILVSEVMLQQTQADRVVPKFNAFIKKFRTVEALAHASQKDVLVLWSGLGYNRRALNLHRAAKAIVLDHAGKVPKAKEALVALPAIGPYTAGAIRAFAFNEPDNFIETNIRSVYIHFFFADRKTKITDKELLAVGENVMYLENPCEWYQALMDYGAMLKREGKGYLNKTRNYTKQSKFQGSDRKIRGAILKLLLQKSETLEGLVTQINENKARITKIITGLSRDGFIKIKSNRFFMKS
- a CDS encoding trypsin-like peptidase domain-containing protein; the encoded protein is MSTNLREFKIKPLQKKYIEMGLVALVTTLVVMVIAGSLLWGNRTKIISLLAGSYMAQTSENPLAGSSPVPFTEESFVVNAVKRANPAVVSISITKDVPTYETYYSPSPTNPFGDMFGGNDFFNQFFQQQVPQQKQNGTEKQEVGGGSGFIITDDGLIVTNRHVVADEDADYTVYTNDGKKYTAKVLARDQILDIAVIKIDAPIGGLPYLELGDSDSLELGQSVVAIGNALAEFKNSVSVGVVSGLSRSIVAGDAFAGTSEQLDRVIQTDAAINPGNSGGPLLNLRGQVIGINVAVVQGSSNIGFALPINSVKSVISSVKETGKIIRPYLGIRYTEITPELKDANKLAVDYGVLIQRGEDKNDLAVIPGSPADKVGIVENDIILELDGVKLDEDHSLALMIRDKKVGDTVTLKVLSKGVEKTVQVKLEAAPE
- a CDS encoding class I SAM-dependent methyltransferase, whose amino-acid sequence is MDKINPQISQKFLEQIKNQIPEIIDIEGVKIKTCRGVFPPRSNFSHTSEKLHTIFGDLTGLNILDMGTGTGIQAIQAIKDGAKSVVVVDINPAAISCAEENFKLNGVSDKITAFESDLFIKIENGNKFDIIIANLPITDFPLNGLVESALYDPEYKIHKRFLKEATSYLQNSGAIIMTHIDFKGNEDFKEFEEMLSFYNFKPERYIEIEDMGYRWRMYRIIRK
- a CDS encoding DUF1801 domain-containing protein — protein: MPEIKTKVNKASVKKFLSTIKDEEKRKDCFAISLMMEKVTKAKPEMWGASIVGFGRRKYTYANGKEAEWMLIGFSPRKQNTALYGLKVFTMTHGGLKEKKGENDFLLKLGKYKEGGSCLYINKLSDINTKELEKIIKLAAKRKK
- a CDS encoding MBL fold metallo-hydrolase, whose product is MLIKKLGHCCLHIKLPNLTILTDPGSYSTLQNEVKGIDLILITHEHGDHFHIESLKKVLMNNPDAKIITNVSVGKLLDVENIPYSIISDGQSTTIENILIEGFGTLHEEIYDGWGRVENTGYFIDNKLFYPGDAFTDPKKPVDILALPVSGPWMKIHEAIDYALLLKPRVVFPVHDAILKNPGLGHAVPSKFLLESNIEFVVMNEDDEHEF
- a CDS encoding NUDIX hydrolase translates to MENDFHGVKIALLVGDKILMHLRDNKPGLFNANMWDFVGGGREGTESSQECAIREVEEELGIVLSPQSFLWEKVYPAQKDPNQKAVFMVASISAEETDKIKLTEGQKWDLFDQETFFAKQDVIPALKTRFNDYLAM
- a CDS encoding rRNA pseudouridine synthase produces the protein MITYPIRINHYLAEKQVTTRRNADVLIDEGKIFINGKRAKIGQMVQEKDKVSWDKAVKQNYSYIAYYKPLGLVTVAPQPGERVIDLSKFPKGVSPVGRLDKDSEGLIILSDDGRITDALLNPKKKHEKEYRVVVNRKITNSLLRGLKEGMRIGAGDFTRPAKTRKVDEETFDIILTEGKNRQIRRMCKALGFEVKSLLRFRIMDIKLGNMKPGDQKKLEGKQLTGFLESLGIPTA